A single region of the Geobacillus subterraneus genome encodes:
- the rnc gene encoding ribonuclease III gives MSKQKDKERIYEKRRAKFQELQKKIGITFQNERLLMQAFTHSSYVNEHRRRLHEDNERLEFLGDAVLELTVSQYLFQKFPHMSEGQLTKLRAAIVCEPSLVKFANALSFGELVLLGKGEELTGGRTRPALLADVFEAFIGALYLDQGMDAVIRFLGQTMFPKIDEGAFSHVMDFKSQLQELVQRDGSGTLEYAILEEKGPAHNKEFVARVALNGQELGIGVGRSKKEAEQHAAQMALETLRAADRQ, from the coding sequence ATGTCAAAACAAAAAGATAAAGAGCGCATTTATGAAAAAAGGCGGGCGAAGTTTCAAGAACTGCAGAAGAAGATCGGCATCACCTTCCAAAATGAAAGGCTGTTGATGCAGGCGTTCACCCATTCATCGTATGTGAATGAGCATCGGCGGCGGCTCCATGAGGACAACGAGCGGCTCGAGTTTTTAGGCGATGCCGTGCTGGAGCTGACCGTTTCTCAATATTTATTTCAAAAGTTTCCGCATATGAGCGAAGGGCAATTGACGAAGCTAAGGGCGGCCATCGTCTGCGAGCCGTCGCTTGTGAAATTTGCCAACGCTTTGTCGTTCGGCGAGCTTGTTTTGCTCGGCAAAGGCGAAGAGCTGACCGGCGGGCGGACGCGGCCGGCGCTGCTCGCTGATGTGTTCGAGGCGTTTATCGGCGCTCTTTATTTGGACCAAGGAATGGACGCGGTCATTCGTTTTTTAGGCCAAACGATGTTCCCGAAGATCGACGAAGGTGCTTTTTCTCATGTGATGGATTTTAAAAGCCAATTGCAGGAATTGGTGCAACGCGACGGGAGCGGAACGCTTGAATACGCCATTTTGGAAGAAAAAGGACCGGCCCACAATAAAGAATTTGTCGCCCGGGTGGCGCTGAACGGCCAAGAACTTGGCATCGGCGTCGGCCGCTCGAAAAAAGAGGCGGAGCAGCATGCGGCGCAAATGGCGCTCGAAACGTTGCGGGCCGCCGACAGGCAATAG
- a CDS encoding acyl carrier protein, whose amino-acid sequence MADVLERVTKIIVDRLGVDESQVTLEASFKDDLGADSLDIVELVMELEDEFNMEISDEEAEKIVTVGDAVNYIKSHL is encoded by the coding sequence ATGGCAGACGTATTGGAGCGTGTAACGAAAATTATTGTCGACCGCTTAGGGGTTGACGAATCACAAGTGACGCTTGAGGCGTCGTTCAAAGATGATTTGGGCGCCGACTCGCTCGACATCGTCGAACTGGTCATGGAGCTCGAAGATGAATTCAACATGGAAATTTCCGATGAAGAAGCGGAAAAAATCGTCACAGTCGGAGATGCTGTGAACTACATAAAAAGCCATCTGTAA
- the fabG gene encoding 3-oxoacyl-[acyl-carrier-protein] reductase encodes MLEGKIALVTGASRGIGRAVALELARQGANVAVNYAGSEAKANEVVETIRSLGREAFAVQADVARAEDVERMVKTVLDQFGRLDILVNNAGITRDNLLMRMKEEEWDAVINTNLKGVFLCTKAVTRPMMKQRYGRIINVASVVGVIGNPGQANYVAAKAGVIGLTKTAARELASRNITVNAIAPGFITTDMTEALNAELKEEMLKQIPLARFGEPDDVARVAAFLASDAAGYMTGQTLHVDGGMVMP; translated from the coding sequence ATGCTCGAAGGAAAAATCGCCCTCGTCACCGGAGCGTCGCGCGGCATCGGCCGGGCAGTCGCTCTTGAGCTCGCCCGGCAAGGGGCGAACGTTGCCGTCAACTATGCCGGCAGCGAAGCAAAGGCGAACGAAGTTGTTGAAACGATCCGTTCGCTTGGCCGCGAGGCGTTCGCCGTGCAGGCGGATGTCGCCCGCGCCGAGGATGTGGAGCGCATGGTAAAAACGGTGCTCGACCAATTCGGCCGCCTCGACATTTTGGTGAACAACGCCGGCATTACGCGCGACAATTTATTGATGCGGATGAAAGAAGAAGAATGGGATGCCGTGATTAACACGAACTTAAAAGGGGTATTTCTTTGTACGAAGGCCGTTACACGACCGATGATGAAACAGCGCTATGGGCGGATCATCAACGTCGCTTCGGTCGTCGGCGTGATCGGCAACCCCGGGCAGGCGAATTACGTTGCCGCCAAAGCCGGCGTCATCGGATTGACGAAAACGGCGGCGCGCGAACTCGCCAGCCGCAACATTACGGTCAACGCCATCGCGCCGGGATTTATTACGACCGACATGACGGAAGCGCTCAACGCGGAGCTGAAAGAAGAAATGTTAAAGCAAATTCCGCTCGCCCGCTTCGGCGAGCCGGATGACGTCGCCCGCGTCGCCGCGTTTCTCGCTTCGGACGCGGCCGGCTATATGACCGGCCAGACGCTTCATGTCGATGGCGGCATGGTGATGCCATAA
- the fabD gene encoding ACP S-malonyltransferase gives MGKIAFLFPGQGSQTVGMAKDAADHDARARAVIEAADERLGFPLSALMFNGPQEELTLTYNAQPALLTASIALLELVKAAGFKADYVAGHSLGEYTALVAAGAMSFADAVYAVRRRGELMDEAVPAGEGTMAAVLGMEAEALEAVTNEIAAQGDPVEPANFNCPGQIVISGSKAGVEKAGQLAKERGAKRVIPLEVSGPFHSVLMKPAAEQLQQVLAGLSIRDADIPVVANVTAEPMTKKEDIARLLIEQLYSPVRWEQSVRTLLALGVDTFVEIGPGKVLAGLVKKIDRNARVYAVNDLASLEATVAALKGE, from the coding sequence ATGGGGAAAATCGCCTTTTTATTTCCAGGCCAAGGATCACAAACGGTCGGCATGGCGAAAGACGCCGCCGACCATGACGCCCGCGCCCGAGCGGTCATCGAAGCGGCCGACGAACGGCTCGGATTTCCGCTTTCAGCGCTCATGTTCAACGGGCCGCAAGAGGAGTTGACACTCACGTACAACGCCCAGCCGGCGCTCTTGACCGCGAGCATCGCTTTGCTGGAGCTCGTCAAAGCCGCCGGTTTCAAGGCTGATTATGTCGCCGGCCATAGTTTAGGCGAATATACAGCGCTCGTCGCCGCCGGCGCCATGTCGTTTGCCGACGCCGTCTACGCGGTGCGCCGCCGCGGCGAACTGATGGACGAAGCGGTGCCGGCCGGCGAAGGTACGATGGCTGCGGTGTTAGGAATGGAAGCGGAGGCGCTCGAGGCGGTGACGAACGAAATTGCTGCCCAAGGTGATCCGGTCGAGCCGGCCAACTTCAACTGCCCGGGGCAAATTGTCATCTCCGGCTCGAAAGCGGGAGTGGAAAAAGCGGGGCAGCTGGCAAAAGAGCGCGGCGCTAAGCGCGTCATTCCGCTTGAAGTGAGCGGGCCGTTTCATTCCGTGCTCATGAAACCGGCGGCGGAGCAGCTGCAACAAGTCCTTGCCGGCTTGAGCATCCGGGATGCCGACATTCCGGTCGTCGCCAATGTGACTGCCGAGCCGATGACGAAGAAAGAAGACATCGCCCGCCTGCTCATTGAGCAGCTGTATTCGCCGGTGCGCTGGGAGCAGTCGGTGCGCACGCTTTTGGCGCTTGGTGTCGACACGTTTGTGGAAATTGGGCCGGGGAAAGTGCTGGCCGGCCTCGTGAAAAAAATCGACCGCAACGCCCGCGTTTATGCGGTAAACGATCTTGCTTCCCTAGAAGCGACCGTTGCGGCGCTGAAAGGAGAATAA
- the plsX gene encoding phosphate acyltransferase PlsX, translating into MNIAIDAMGGDHAPQEIVRGAARAAAHFSDIRITLIGDEAKIRPYLPSEERISVIHADEVIEATDEPVRAVRRKKHSSLVRMAEEVKEGRADACISAGNTGALMAAGLFVVGRIAGIDRPALAPTLPTVDGKGFVFLDVGANVDARPEHLQQYALMGHVYAKQVRGIANPRIGLLNVGTEDQKGNETMKRAFVLLKETNLHFIGNVEARDLLQGVADVVVADGFSGNVALKTIEGTAMALFSLLKQTLTSSVAAKLAAAVLKPKLSGLKKMMDYSEYGGAALFGLNAPVIKAHGSSDANAIFHAVRQAREMVANDVIGTIKAELERTS; encoded by the coding sequence ATGAACATCGCGATTGACGCTATGGGGGGAGACCATGCCCCGCAAGAAATCGTGCGCGGGGCGGCAAGAGCCGCCGCGCATTTTTCCGATATCCGCATTACCTTAATTGGCGATGAAGCGAAAATTCGCCCGTACTTGCCGAGTGAGGAGCGCATTTCGGTCATCCACGCCGATGAAGTGATTGAAGCGACCGATGAGCCGGTGCGGGCGGTGCGGCGCAAAAAACATTCGTCGCTGGTGCGCATGGCCGAAGAGGTGAAAGAAGGGCGCGCGGACGCCTGCATTTCCGCCGGCAATACCGGGGCGCTCATGGCCGCCGGGCTGTTTGTCGTCGGACGGATCGCCGGCATCGACCGGCCGGCGCTCGCGCCGACGCTGCCGACGGTGGACGGAAAAGGGTTTGTCTTTTTAGACGTCGGCGCCAACGTGGACGCCCGCCCCGAACACTTGCAGCAATATGCGCTGATGGGGCATGTGTACGCCAAGCAAGTGCGGGGCATCGCGAATCCGCGCATCGGTTTGCTCAATGTCGGCACAGAAGATCAAAAAGGGAATGAAACGATGAAGCGGGCGTTTGTCCTGCTGAAAGAAACGAACCTTCATTTCATCGGCAACGTCGAAGCGCGCGACTTGCTGCAAGGAGTGGCCGATGTCGTCGTCGCCGACGGCTTTTCCGGCAATGTTGCTTTAAAAACGATCGAAGGGACGGCGATGGCGCTCTTTTCTTTGCTCAAGCAGACGCTGACAAGCAGCGTGGCGGCCAAACTCGCCGCCGCTGTGCTCAAGCCGAAGCTTTCCGGGCTGAAAAAGATGATGGACTACTCTGAATACGGCGGTGCCGCGCTGTTTGGCTTGAACGCCCCGGTCATTAAAGCGCACGGCTCATCCGATGCGAACGCCATTTTCCACGCCGTCCGCCAGGCGCGCGAAATGGTGGCGAATGACGTGATCGGCACGATCAAAGCGGAGCTGGAACGGACATCATAA
- the fapR gene encoding transcription factor FapR produces the protein MRKSKRERQRLLQETIRENPFVTDEELAEKFSVSVQTIRLDRLELSIPELRERIKHVARQSFADKVRALPLEEVIGDIIDIEPDASAISIFDVKEEHVFRRTRIARGHHLFAQANSLAVAVIHDELALTAKATIRFVRQVKEGERVVAKAKVTGKTKSGRTVVDVNSYVGQELVFSGTFEMYRSNMEKKDGDSNEHRD, from the coding sequence ATGAGAAAAAGCAAACGCGAACGGCAACGGCTGCTGCAGGAGACGATCCGGGAAAACCCGTTTGTGACTGACGAAGAGCTGGCGGAGAAATTTTCCGTCAGCGTGCAGACGATCCGCCTCGACCGGCTTGAGCTGTCCATTCCCGAGTTGCGCGAGCGCATCAAGCACGTCGCCCGCCAATCGTTCGCCGATAAAGTGCGGGCGCTGCCGCTTGAGGAAGTGATTGGCGACATCATTGACATCGAGCCGGACGCGAGCGCCATTTCGATTTTCGATGTCAAAGAGGAACACGTCTTTCGGCGCACCCGTATCGCCCGCGGCCACCATTTGTTCGCCCAGGCGAATTCGCTTGCTGTTGCCGTCATCCACGACGAATTGGCGCTGACGGCGAAAGCGACGATCCGCTTCGTGCGTCAAGTGAAAGAAGGCGAGCGGGTCGTGGCAAAAGCGAAAGTGACCGGCAAAACGAAGAGCGGGCGCACGGTCGTTGACGTGAACAGCTATGTCGGCCAAGAGCTCGTGTTTTCGGGAACGTTCGAAATGTATCGCTCAAACATGGAAAAAAAGGATGGCGACAGCAATGAACATCGCGATTGA
- a CDS encoding IS5-like element ISGka1 family transposase, whose product MERERIMKAPKNPSTQPRLFQVIDMEELVPPHHILRQINEAVDFSVIHDWVAPLYTEKTGRPAADPERLLRLMLLSYLFDHSERELYEILPMHAGYLWFCGLDFESVLHPDPHHPTLPDRTTLVKTRKRWRQHGIFDRLMTYVVDQCIAAGLVSPDVHAAADGTQVRANASIHSLREVKLAPVETLEDYLARTAREDEQTEARDPDDDPPSPSPKSGERVHAEERGNFRGATFSNRTHRSVTDPDARLYKKGKGQEAYPRYLVHDVIDVQSRVILSRRASLATGTAERETSLEQLASIQFRHPSITIRTLSADKAYGTTEYLEALFVQGITPLVSLRRKEMEEIPTWKRRAKDPAQEAKRQAKVRDVQIRNQARLIQQQGGYRSIQALRTRCEHVFAEGKECHGLDRARSRGLYAMEEQALLTAVVQNLKRLCRFRKKRGGTGSLACAKPELGAGSPARLPILWRQTAGRMASKIRHVGSLCPINSPAF is encoded by the coding sequence ATGGAGCGTGAGCGGATCATGAAAGCCCCCAAAAACCCTTCGACTCAGCCTCGTCTGTTTCAAGTCATCGACATGGAAGAACTCGTTCCTCCACATCATATCTTGCGCCAAATCAACGAAGCGGTTGACTTTTCCGTCATTCACGATTGGGTGGCTCCCCTGTACACGGAAAAAACGGGTCGCCCGGCGGCGGATCCGGAACGGCTGCTTCGCCTAATGCTGCTCTCGTATTTGTTCGACCACTCTGAGCGGGAGTTGTATGAGATCCTCCCCATGCATGCCGGATACTTGTGGTTTTGCGGTCTCGACTTTGAATCCGTGCTCCATCCGGATCCTCATCACCCCACACTGCCGGATCGAACGACGCTCGTCAAAACACGGAAACGCTGGCGCCAACATGGAATCTTTGACCGGCTGATGACCTATGTGGTGGATCAATGCATCGCGGCGGGGTTGGTCTCGCCGGATGTCCATGCGGCGGCTGACGGCACCCAAGTGCGGGCGAATGCCTCGATCCACAGCTTGCGGGAGGTCAAGCTCGCTCCGGTGGAGACGTTGGAAGACTATCTGGCCCGCACTGCCCGGGAAGATGAACAGACCGAGGCCCGGGATCCGGATGACGACCCACCCTCTCCGTCTCCAAAATCAGGGGAACGCGTCCATGCCGAAGAACGGGGAAACTTCCGTGGAGCCACGTTTTCCAACCGGACCCATCGAAGCGTGACGGATCCGGATGCCCGGTTGTACAAGAAAGGCAAAGGGCAGGAAGCGTATCCTCGGTATCTGGTGCACGACGTCATCGATGTCCAGTCGCGCGTGATTTTATCCAGACGGGCCAGCCTCGCCACTGGAACGGCGGAACGGGAGACGAGTTTGGAGCAGCTGGCTTCGATTCAGTTTCGCCACCCGTCGATTACGATTCGGACCTTGTCTGCGGACAAAGCGTATGGCACCACCGAGTATCTGGAAGCGCTCTTCGTTCAAGGCATCACACCGCTCGTGTCGCTGCGCCGCAAGGAGATGGAGGAGATTCCAACCTGGAAGCGCCGGGCGAAGGATCCCGCTCAGGAAGCAAAGCGTCAGGCGAAAGTCCGAGACGTTCAGATTCGCAATCAAGCGAGGCTCATTCAGCAACAGGGCGGCTATCGATCCATTCAAGCCCTTCGCACGCGTTGTGAGCATGTGTTCGCCGAAGGGAAGGAATGTCACGGGCTGGACCGGGCCCGAAGCCGGGGCCTTTACGCCATGGAAGAACAGGCGCTGTTGACCGCCGTCGTGCAAAATCTGAAGCGATTGTGCCGGTTTCGAAAAAAACGAGGGGGGACCGGCTCTTTGGCGTGCGCAAAACCGGAATTGGGAGCAGGAAGTCCTGCTCGTCTTCCCATCCTTTGGCGCCAAACGGCGGGGAGAATGGCCTCCAAAATTCGACATGTGGGAAGTCTATGCCCCATTAATTCACCGGCCTTCTAA
- a CDS encoding RNA-guided endonuclease InsQ/TnpB family protein: MYFCIKQQLNGLTKEEYLTLRELCHIAKNMYNVGLYNVRQYYFEHKEFLNYEKNDHLAKTNENYKLLNSNMAQQILKKVNEAFKSFFGLISLAKQGKYDHKAISIPKYLKKDGFHSLIIGQIRIDGNKFTIPYSRLFKKTHKPITITIPPVLLDKKIKQIEIIPKHHARFFEIQYKYEMPEDQRELNDQKALAIDLGLNNLATCVTSDGRSFIIDGRRLKSINQWFNKENARLQSIKDKQKIKGTTRKQALLAMNRNNKVNDYINKTCRYIINYCIENQIGKLVIGYAETLQRNINLGKKTNQNFVNIPLGNIKEKLEYLCEFYGIEFLKQEESYTSQASFFDGDEIPEYNADNPKEYKFSGKRIKRGLYRTKSGKLINADVNGALNILKKSKAVDLSVLCSSGEVDTPQRIRIA, encoded by the coding sequence ATGTATTTTTGTATCAAACAACAGCTAAATGGTTTGACCAAAGAAGAATACTTGACTCTTCGAGAACTGTGCCATATTGCCAAGAACATGTACAACGTCGGATTGTACAATGTCAGACAATACTATTTTGAACACAAGGAATTTCTTAATTATGAGAAAAACGATCATCTTGCAAAAACTAACGAAAACTATAAGCTGTTAAACAGCAACATGGCACAGCAAATTTTAAAAAAGGTCAATGAAGCCTTTAAATCTTTCTTTGGTTTGATCAGTCTTGCCAAACAAGGAAAATATGACCACAAGGCTATCAGTATTCCAAAATATCTTAAAAAAGATGGCTTTCATTCACTGATCATTGGCCAGATTCGTATAGACGGCAACAAATTCACGATACCGTATTCTCGCCTATTTAAAAAGACTCACAAGCCTATCACGATAACGATTCCGCCTGTGTTGCTGGACAAAAAGATTAAGCAGATTGAAATCATTCCTAAGCATCATGCCAGGTTCTTTGAGATTCAGTACAAATATGAAATGCCTGAAGATCAAAGAGAATTAAATGACCAAAAAGCACTGGCCATTGATTTAGGATTAAACAATCTTGCCACTTGTGTCACATCAGACGGCAGATCATTCATCATTGATGGGCGGAGATTAAAAAGTATAAATCAATGGTTTAACAAAGAAAATGCCAGACTTCAAAGCATAAAAGATAAGCAAAAAATCAAAGGCACCACTCGTAAACAGGCTTTGCTTGCTATGAATCGCAATAATAAAGTGAATGATTATATCAACAAGACTTGCCGTTACATCATTAACTACTGTATTGAAAATCAAATTGGCAAACTTGTCATTGGCTATGCGGAAACATTACAACGCAATATTAATCTAGGAAAAAAGACAAATCAAAACTTTGTCAATATTCCTCTCGGTAACATAAAAGAAAAATTAGAATATCTTTGTGAATTTTACGGCATTGAATTCTTGAAACAGGAAGAATCATATACGTCTCAAGCCAGCTTTTTTGACGGCGATGAGATTCCTGAATATAATGCCGACAATCCAAAAGAATATAAGTTCAGCGGCAAACGTATTAAGCGCGGCTTGTATCGAACAAAGTCTGGCAAACTAATTAATGCTGATGTCAATGGCGCATTAAACATCTTAAAGAAAAGTAAAGCTGTAGACCTGAGTGTCTTATGCTCTAGCGGCGAAGTGGACACGCCTCAAAGAATAAGGATTGCTTGA
- the recG gene encoding ATP-dependent DNA helicase RecG, producing the protein MNEMMQQPVTAVKGIGEETAAALADLGIATVGELLSYAPYRYDDYEQKDLAAVRHEEKVTVEGKVHSAPLLTYYGKKKSRLSFRLLAGRYLVTVVCFNRPYLKEKIALNETVTVIGKWDRHRQTINAYELRFGAAPEAAGIEPVYSVRSPLTVKSMRRLIKSAFAQFGAHIPDLLPTALRRAYRLVDKQEAVRALHFPRSREELHQARRRLVYEEFLLYQLKMQALRKIMRDERRGIIHSFSEEQVASFVSGLPFSLTNAQRRVIGEILADMRAPRQMNRLLQGDVGSGKTVVAAVALYAAVLSGFQGALMVPTEILAEQHARSLAALLAHTGVTAALLTSSVKGKRRKELLAELENGMVDIVIGTHALIQEGVQFRRLGLVITDEQHRFGVEQRRILREKGHAPDVLMMTATPIPRTLAITAFGDMDVSVLDEMPAGRKKVETYWVKHNQFARVLDFMENELRRGHQAYVICPLIEESEKLDVQNAIDVHSQLVHYYRGKYEVGLMHGRLSADEKEAVMRAFSENRIHILVSTTVVEVGVNVPNATVMVIYDAERFGLAQLHQLRGRVGRGDAQSYCILIADPKSEIGKERMHIMTETADGFVLAEKDLELRGPGDFFGTKQSGLPEFRFGDPVHDYRILEVARRDAAKLVSSAAFWRDEMYAGLRAELEASGVLDGEKLD; encoded by the coding sequence GTGAATGAAATGATGCAACAACCGGTGACAGCGGTCAAAGGCATCGGCGAAGAAACGGCGGCCGCGCTCGCCGACCTCGGCATCGCGACGGTCGGCGAGCTGCTTAGCTACGCGCCGTACCGATACGATGATTACGAACAAAAAGATTTGGCCGCCGTCCGTCATGAAGAAAAGGTGACGGTGGAAGGGAAAGTGCATAGCGCTCCGCTTTTGACGTATTACGGAAAAAAAAAGTCGCGCCTTTCCTTTCGGCTGTTGGCCGGCCGCTATTTGGTCACCGTCGTTTGCTTTAACCGCCCGTATTTGAAGGAAAAAATCGCTTTAAACGAAACAGTGACGGTCATCGGCAAATGGGATCGGCATCGGCAGACGATCAACGCATATGAGCTCCGGTTCGGGGCGGCTCCGGAGGCGGCCGGCATTGAGCCGGTCTATTCGGTGCGCAGCCCGCTGACGGTCAAATCGATGCGCCGGCTGATCAAGTCAGCGTTCGCCCAGTTCGGCGCGCATATTCCTGACTTGCTGCCGACCGCCTTGCGCCGGGCCTACCGCCTCGTTGACAAACAAGAGGCGGTTCGGGCCCTTCATTTTCCGCGTTCGCGCGAAGAGCTGCATCAGGCGCGGCGCCGGCTCGTCTATGAAGAGTTTTTGCTTTATCAATTGAAAATGCAGGCATTAAGGAAGATTATGCGCGACGAACGGCGCGGCATCATCCATTCGTTTTCGGAAGAGCAGGTCGCCTCGTTTGTTTCCGGGTTGCCGTTTTCATTAACGAACGCCCAGCGGCGCGTCATCGGAGAAATTTTGGCCGACATGCGGGCGCCAAGGCAAATGAACCGGCTCTTGCAAGGCGACGTCGGCTCTGGCAAGACGGTCGTCGCCGCGGTTGCGCTTTATGCCGCCGTGCTGTCCGGGTTCCAAGGAGCGTTGATGGTGCCGACGGAAATTTTAGCTGAACAGCACGCCCGCTCGCTCGCTGCACTGCTTGCTCATACGGGCGTGACCGCCGCGCTCCTCACAAGCTCGGTGAAAGGAAAACGGCGCAAAGAGTTGCTTGCGGAGTTAGAGAACGGGATGGTGGATATTGTCATCGGCACGCACGCCTTAATTCAAGAAGGGGTGCAGTTCCGCCGGCTCGGTCTCGTCATCACCGATGAACAGCACCGGTTCGGCGTCGAGCAGCGCCGCATCCTGCGCGAGAAAGGGCACGCACCGGATGTGTTGATGATGACGGCGACGCCAATTCCGCGGACGCTCGCTATCACAGCGTTTGGCGATATGGATGTCTCGGTGCTTGATGAAATGCCAGCCGGACGGAAAAAAGTGGAGACATATTGGGTGAAGCATAATCAGTTTGCCCGCGTGCTCGATTTTATGGAAAACGAACTGCGCCGCGGCCATCAAGCGTACGTCATTTGCCCGCTCATTGAAGAGTCGGAAAAATTGGATGTGCAAAACGCCATTGATGTCCATAGCCAGCTCGTCCACTACTATCGCGGGAAATACGAAGTCGGTCTCATGCACGGCCGGCTGTCGGCCGATGAAAAAGAAGCGGTCATGCGGGCGTTCAGCGAAAACCGCATTCACATCCTTGTTTCAACGACGGTCGTCGAAGTCGGGGTGAACGTGCCGAACGCCACGGTGATGGTCATTTATGATGCCGAGCGGTTCGGGCTTGCCCAGCTTCACCAGTTGCGCGGCCGGGTCGGACGCGGCGACGCCCAGTCGTACTGCATTTTAATCGCTGACCCGAAGTCGGAAATCGGCAAAGAACGAATGCATATTATGACGGAAACGGCGGACGGGTTCGTGCTTGCGGAAAAAGACCTAGAGCTGCGCGGACCGGGCGATTTTTTCGGCACGAAGCAAAGCGGGCTTCCGGAATTCCGGTTCGGCGACCCAGTGCATGATTACCGCATTTTAGAAGTCGCTCGCCGCGATGCGGCCAAGCTCGTTTCATCCGCCGCGTTTTGGCGCGACGAGATGTACGCCGGGTTGCGCGCCGAGCTGGAAGCGTCCGGCGTGCTCGACGGGGAAAAGTTAGATTAA
- the sdaAA gene encoding L-serine ammonia-lyase, iron-sulfur-dependent, subunit alpha: MFRNVAELVELAEKEQIKIAEVMIRQEVEVSGRSREEIVAQMDRHLEVMERAVERGLQGVVSRSGLTGGDAMRMQRYIEAGRFLSGETILDAVSKAMATNEVNAAMGVICATPTAGSAGVVPGTLFAVKEKLQPSRKEMIEFLFTAGAFGYVVANNASISGAAGGCQAEVGSAAGMAAAALVELAGGTPSQAAEAMAIALKNMLGLVCDPVAGLVEVPCVKRNAMGAANAMIAADMALAGIKSRIPCDEVIEAMYRIGAAMPVALKETAQGGLAATPTGRAIAARIFGAAAATK; encoded by the coding sequence ATGTTTCGCAATGTCGCTGAGCTTGTCGAGCTAGCCGAAAAAGAGCAAATCAAAATTGCTGAAGTGATGATCCGCCAAGAAGTAGAGGTGAGCGGGCGCAGCCGGGAAGAGATTGTCGCGCAAATGGATCGGCATCTTGAGGTGATGGAGCGGGCGGTCGAGAGAGGGCTGCAAGGGGTCGTGTCCCGCTCCGGGTTGACCGGCGGCGATGCGATGCGGATGCAACGCTATATTGAGGCGGGCCGGTTTTTGTCAGGGGAAACGATTTTGGATGCCGTCAGCAAAGCGATGGCGACAAACGAAGTGAACGCGGCAATGGGCGTCATTTGCGCTACACCGACAGCGGGCTCGGCCGGCGTCGTCCCGGGGACGCTGTTTGCGGTAAAAGAAAAATTGCAGCCGTCAAGAAAGGAAATGATCGAATTTTTGTTTACGGCCGGAGCGTTTGGGTATGTCGTCGCCAATAACGCGTCCATTTCCGGCGCTGCCGGCGGCTGCCAGGCCGAGGTCGGCTCAGCGGCCGGCATGGCTGCCGCCGCGCTTGTCGAGCTGGCTGGTGGGACGCCAAGCCAAGCGGCGGAAGCGATGGCGATCGCGTTAAAAAATATGCTTGGATTGGTTTGTGATCCTGTCGCTGGCCTTGTTGAAGTGCCATGTGTGAAGCGGAACGCCATGGGGGCGGCCAACGCCATGATTGCCGCCGATATGGCGCTAGCCGGCATCAAAAGCCGCATTCCATGCGACGAAGTGATCGAAGCGATGTATCGCATCGGTGCGGCCATGCCGGTAGCGCTCAAAGAAACTGCGCAAGGGGGGCTGGCCGCCACGCCGACAGGCCGCGCCATTGCGGCCCGCATTTTCGGCGCTGCTGCGGCAACAAAGTGA
- the sdaAB gene encoding L-serine ammonia-lyase, iron-sulfur-dependent subunit beta: MKYKSVFDIIGPVMVGPSSSHTAGAARIGLVARKLFGRKPAWARISFYGSFAETYRGHGTDVAIVAGLLGFDTFDDRLPNALEIARIEGLDVSFFTEEAIPHHPNTARLRIGDDRGKLELVGVSIGGGKIEIVELNGFDLKLSGHHPALLIMHNDRYGTIGAVASALARHAINIGHMEVSRKEKGKEALMTIEVDQPLTDDLIQELEQLPNIIQVTKLVD, encoded by the coding sequence ATGAAATACAAAAGCGTCTTTGATATTATCGGTCCGGTGATGGTGGGGCCTTCGAGCTCGCATACGGCGGGGGCGGCGCGCATCGGCCTTGTCGCGCGCAAGCTGTTCGGCAGAAAACCGGCGTGGGCGCGCATTTCGTTTTACGGCTCGTTTGCTGAAACGTACCGCGGTCACGGCACCGATGTCGCCATCGTCGCCGGGCTGCTCGGTTTTGACACGTTTGATGACCGCCTGCCGAACGCGCTTGAGATCGCCCGCATCGAAGGGCTCGATGTATCCTTTTTCACCGAGGAGGCGATTCCGCATCATCCGAATACGGCGCGTCTGCGGATTGGCGATGACAGGGGAAAACTCGAGCTTGTCGGTGTTTCCATCGGCGGGGGGAAAATCGAAATCGTCGAGTTGAACGGCTTTGACTTGAAGTTGTCCGGCCACCATCCGGCGCTATTAATCATGCATAATGACCGCTACGGGACGATTGGGGCAGTGGCCAGCGCGTTGGCGAGGCATGCGATTAACATCGGCCATATGGAAGTGTCGCGCAAGGAAAAGGGGAAAGAGGCGTTGATGACGATCGAGGTCGATCAGCCGCTGACAGATGACCTTATTCAGGAATTGGAACAGCTGCCGAACATCATTCAAGTCACAAAGCTTGTCGACTAA